The proteins below are encoded in one region of Deinococcus detaillensis:
- a CDS encoding YbjQ family protein, with protein sequence MTYGRAQGHVHASEIIVTTTNDLEGFRVIKHLGMVRGLTVRSRSVLGSLGASLQTILGGNITLYTELAEKAREEAYDLMLQHAAERGANAVLAMRYDANEISDGVTEVLAYGSAVVIEPRS encoded by the coding sequence ATGACTTACGGTAGAGCTCAGGGCCACGTCCACGCCAGCGAAATCATCGTCACCACCACCAACGACCTTGAAGGCTTCCGGGTCATCAAGCACTTGGGAATGGTGCGCGGCCTGACGGTGCGTTCGCGTAGCGTGCTGGGCAGCCTCGGCGCGTCGCTCCAAACCATTCTCGGCGGCAATATCACGCTGTATACCGAGCTGGCCGAAAAAGCCCGCGAAGAAGCCTACGACCTGATGCTTCAGCACGCTGCCGAGCGCGGCGCGAACGCGGTGCTGGCGATGCGCTACGACGCCAACGAAATCAGCGACGGCGTGACCGAAGTGCTGGCTTACGGCTCGGCGGTGGTGATTGAACCGCGCTCCTGA
- a CDS encoding DUF4388 domain-containing protein — MLSLLHETGQTGVLDVNAELPFTVAFAHGEVVEGGILDWTGLDALHSSPMLPESGSFSYMRRDVRGSVIAPFEKFTTDWARVSDEWAQIGTIISSPSVVLTGPLPLYDQEKGRSVRAAARDAGLPLFDVASRAADAVSSGKLRPTGRYAWYGLRLNHQGQRQTALARALDGNVNLGEVVERGFSASEVRAYLLAEIRLGLRFSGSGWVLRDLVWETKHEAAVTTTTASNDFMF, encoded by the coding sequence GTGTTGTCTTTGCTTCACGAAACGGGGCAAACCGGCGTGCTGGATGTGAACGCCGAGTTGCCCTTCACGGTGGCCTTCGCACACGGCGAAGTGGTGGAGGGCGGCATCCTCGACTGGACAGGTTTGGACGCCCTGCATTCCAGCCCGATGCTGCCCGAAAGCGGCAGCTTTTCGTACATGCGCCGCGACGTGCGGGGCAGCGTGATCGCGCCGTTCGAGAAGTTCACGACCGACTGGGCACGCGTCAGTGACGAGTGGGCGCAAATCGGCACCATTATCAGCAGCCCCAGCGTGGTGCTGACCGGGCCACTGCCGCTTTACGACCAAGAAAAGGGCCGCAGCGTCCGCGCCGCCGCCCGTGACGCGGGCTTGCCGCTCTTTGATGTGGCCTCCCGCGCTGCCGACGCCGTGAGCTCAGGCAAGTTGCGCCCGACAGGCCGCTACGCTTGGTATGGTCTGCGCCTCAATCACCAGGGCCAGCGCCAAACTGCTTTGGCCCGCGCCCTCGACGGCAATGTCAATTTGGGCGAAGTGGTCGAGCGCGGGTTTTCGGCCAGCGAGGTACGCGCTTACCTGCTCGCTGAAATTCGCTTGGGTCTGCGTTTTTCGGGGAGCGGCTGGGTGCTGCGCGACCTGGTTTGGGAAACCAAACATGAAGCGGCGGTCACGACGACCACTGCCAGCAACGATTTCATGTTTTGA
- a CDS encoding PRC and DUF2382 domain-containing protein, with amino-acid sequence MTQNNMNLIRLSDLSRDQSYNLKGADVYDPTGYTAYGVGGDKVGTIRDALVQADTGRIQYFIVDAGGWFSSKEVLVPVGHSRLENDGVYFDDLTKAQVGDLREYNVNDSYTNDHQESDERVLRGVEQGSAAATDTAARTAYQDKAYRTPDKLQLMEERLVVNKDRFKAGSVEISKHVETRQENVNVALQREEVVIERRTVTDSTPVEGAVLGAGSQAVNIDLEAERANVTKQAYVTEEIGIGKRTVTDNQTVSETVGREVLDVNKTGDVRLENGDQTMTDLKSDNKKI; translated from the coding sequence ATGACTCAGAACAATATGAATTTGATCCGTTTATCTGACCTTTCGCGCGACCAGAGCTACAACTTGAAAGGCGCGGATGTTTACGACCCGACCGGCTACACCGCTTACGGCGTGGGCGGCGACAAGGTCGGCACCATCCGTGACGCTTTGGTGCAGGCCGACACGGGCCGCATCCAGTACTTCATCGTGGACGCGGGCGGCTGGTTCAGCTCCAAAGAAGTGCTGGTGCCAGTCGGCCACAGCCGCTTGGAAAATGACGGCGTGTACTTCGATGACCTGACCAAAGCTCAAGTGGGCGATCTGCGCGAGTACAACGTCAACGACAGCTACACCAACGATCACCAAGAGTCCGACGAGCGCGTCTTGCGCGGTGTCGAGCAGGGCAGTGCCGCCGCCACCGACACGGCAGCGCGCACCGCTTACCAGGACAAAGCCTACCGCACCCCCGACAAGCTGCAACTGATGGAAGAGCGCTTGGTGGTCAACAAAGACCGCTTCAAGGCGGGCAGCGTAGAAATCAGCAAGCACGTCGAGACCCGTCAGGAAAATGTCAATGTGGCTTTGCAGCGTGAGGAAGTCGTCATCGAGCGCCGCACCGTGACCGACTCGACTCCGGTTGAGGGCGCAGTGCTGGGCGCAGGCAGCCAGGCCGTGAACATCGACCTCGAAGCCGAGCGGGCCAACGTGACCAAGCAGGCTTACGTCACCGAGGAAATCGGCATCGGCAAACGCACCGTGACCGACAACCAAACGGTCAGTGAGACGGTGGGCCGCGAAGTGCTGGACGTCAACAAGACCGGCGACGTACGCTTAGAGAACGGCGACCAGACCATGACTGATCTCAAGTCCGACAACAAAAAGATTTAA
- a CDS encoding YsnF/AvaK domain-containing protein yields the protein MSRPEDGVDLKKSPQAEQGRGLDEAQQVTIREVRAPREVANLTLYEERAQVAVERVSGRQITLQKRVIEEEVQIPVTLRREVLELTTALEGGTVKLNGELLEPGKTYQITLTEERPVVAREVYAVEQVEIRKEWISEVHQQTLTLGREVLDIGGAADLIREQQAGERLPETAPPFELPDDLKS from the coding sequence ATGAGTAGACCAGAGGATGGAGTGGATCTCAAAAAGTCGCCGCAAGCTGAACAAGGGCGCGGATTAGACGAAGCTCAGCAAGTGACGATCCGCGAAGTGCGTGCGCCCAGAGAAGTGGCCAACCTGACGCTGTACGAAGAACGCGCTCAAGTGGCCGTCGAGCGTGTATCAGGACGGCAAATCACCTTACAGAAACGGGTCATCGAAGAGGAAGTGCAGATTCCGGTGACGCTGCGGCGCGAGGTGCTGGAACTTACCACCGCATTGGAAGGCGGCACAGTCAAGCTCAACGGCGAGTTGCTCGAACCCGGCAAGACCTACCAAATCACCCTCACTGAAGAGCGCCCTGTCGTGGCCCGTGAAGTGTACGCAGTCGAGCAAGTCGAGATTCGCAAAGAGTGGATCAGTGAAGTGCATCAGCAGACCCTGACCTTGGGCCGGGAAGTGCTGGACATCGGCGGCGCAGCCGATTTGATCCGTGAGCAGCAAGCCGGTGAGCGCCTGCCGGAGACGGCCCCGCCGTTCGAGTTGCCCGACGACCTCAAAAGCTGA
- a CDS encoding 2-isopropylmalate synthase, which produces MTQPESANLRRIHIFDTTLRDGEQSPGVALNHNQKIEIAHSLARLNVDVIEAGFPITSDGDFECVSRISREVRGPIICALARTARADIERAAQALEAADKSRIHVFTSASAVQMQHMLRKTPEQVIESSIAAVKLACQYTRDVEFSGQDVMRADFDFVIQLYLAAIEAGATVINIPDTVGYGTPGGYGALIARVRDEIVQGRNVEISTHCHDDLGMATANSLAAVENGATQIECTINGIGERAGNTALEEVVMAIHTRRDHYQAETGIRTRELYRVSKLVSRLTGMPVPPNKAVIGDNAFAHESGIHQDGVLKHKETYEIMNAELVGREAAVMVMGKHSGRAAFRKALADLGYDTDGHSDHGFNDEALNALFVRFKELADRKGQIYSDDLHALVGSSVETSETFKLERFQIAMGTDMQPLAYVRLQTPDGVREATATGDGSVEAIFHAINAATSIAPALEVYRVQAVTKGAEALGEVSVSARYGEMTVSGNDVASDVVEASARAWLRVINHIVAGQTKEKSAVTAETP; this is translated from the coding sequence ATGACCCAGCCCGAATCAGCCAACCTGCGCCGTATCCACATCTTTGACACCACCCTGCGGGACGGCGAGCAGTCGCCGGGCGTGGCGCTGAACCACAACCAGAAAATCGAGATCGCCCACTCGCTGGCCCGCCTGAACGTGGACGTGATCGAGGCGGGCTTTCCGATTACCTCGGACGGCGACTTCGAATGCGTTTCGCGCATCTCGCGGGAAGTGCGCGGGCCGATTATCTGTGCTCTGGCACGCACTGCCCGCGCCGATATCGAGCGGGCCGCGCAAGCGCTGGAAGCCGCCGATAAAAGCCGCATCCACGTGTTTACCAGCGCCAGCGCGGTGCAGATGCAGCACATGCTGCGCAAGACGCCTGAGCAGGTCATCGAGTCGTCGATTGCGGCGGTCAAGTTGGCCTGCCAGTACACCCGCGACGTGGAATTTAGCGGTCAGGACGTCATGCGGGCCGACTTTGATTTCGTGATCCAGCTTTACCTCGCCGCGATTGAGGCGGGCGCAACCGTTATCAATATTCCCGATACGGTGGGCTACGGCACGCCCGGTGGGTACGGCGCACTGATTGCCCGCGTACGCGACGAGATCGTGCAGGGCCGCAACGTTGAAATCAGTACCCACTGCCACGACGACCTGGGCATGGCAACGGCCAACAGCTTGGCGGCCGTCGAAAACGGAGCGACCCAGATCGAATGCACCATCAACGGCATCGGGGAGCGGGCCGGAAACACCGCGCTGGAAGAAGTGGTAATGGCGATTCACACCCGCCGCGACCATTATCAAGCCGAAACCGGGATTCGCACCCGCGAGCTCTACCGGGTCTCCAAGTTGGTCAGCCGCCTGACCGGGATGCCAGTGCCGCCTAACAAGGCCGTGATTGGCGACAATGCTTTCGCGCACGAATCCGGTATTCACCAAGACGGCGTGCTCAAGCACAAGGAAACCTACGAGATCATGAACGCCGAGCTGGTGGGCCGCGAGGCCGCCGTTATGGTGATGGGCAAACACTCGGGCCGTGCCGCCTTCCGCAAAGCGCTGGCCGATCTGGGCTATGACACCGACGGCCACAGTGATCACGGCTTTAACGATGAAGCGCTGAACGCTTTGTTCGTGCGTTTCAAGGAGCTGGCTGACCGCAAAGGCCAGATTTATTCTGACGATCTCCACGCTTTGGTGGGCAGCAGCGTAGAGACCTCTGAGACCTTCAAATTGGAGCGCTTTCAGATTGCCATGGGCACCGACATGCAGCCGCTGGCTTACGTCAGGTTGCAAACGCCCGACGGGGTGCGCGAGGCTACCGCCACCGGAGACGGCTCGGTGGAAGCTATTTTTCACGCTATCAATGCCGCCACCAGCATTGCCCCTGCCTTGGAGGTCTACCGCGTGCAGGCCGTGACCAAAGGCGCTGAAGCGCTGGGCGAGGTCAGCGTGAGCGCCCGCTACGGCGAGATGACTGTCAGCGGCAACGACGTGGCCTCCGACGTGGTGGAAGCCAGCGCTCGGGCGTGGCTGCGGGTGATCAATCACATCGTGGCCGGGCAGACCAAAGAGAAGTCGGCGGTGACGGCAGAAACGCCCTGA
- a CDS encoding helix-turn-helix domain-containing protein, translating to MNLTPKSQPKEDAMPNDTLNDDQRTHIYTLKNGATLSILDVPAKIDLHEPDFQAYTVDVARRLSVAGLAFEAQNPNPEVRQIMNYAELAPLPAPSPVSLEIRRALLARKLRPADLARKLGVAPSAVARWLDPSYYQHSTATLTKIAEALESELEIHFKLRAS from the coding sequence ATGAACCTCACCCCCAAGAGCCAACCCAAGGAGGACGCCATGCCAAACGACACCCTCAACGACGACCAACGCACCCACATCTACACCCTCAAAAACGGCGCAACGCTCAGTATTCTTGACGTTCCCGCCAAAATTGATCTGCACGAACCTGACTTTCAAGCATACACCGTAGACGTGGCCCGCCGTCTGTCGGTGGCGGGACTGGCCTTCGAAGCGCAGAACCCAAATCCAGAGGTGCGGCAGATCATGAACTACGCCGAGCTCGCACCGTTACCCGCACCCAGCCCCGTTTCATTGGAAATCCGGCGTGCGCTGCTGGCCCGCAAACTCAGACCGGCTGACCTTGCCCGCAAATTGGGCGTTGCGCCTTCAGCCGTCGCCCGCTGGCTTGATCCAAGTTATTATCAGCACAGCACCGCAACACTTACCAAAATTGCAGAAGCATTGGAAAGTGAGCTAGAAATCCATTTTAAACTGAGGGCAAGTTAG
- a CDS encoding antibiotic biosynthesis monooxygenase family protein: protein MIQELALLHIRPNQTAEFEAAFAEAQAIISSMPGYVRHELQVCLEDDHKYALFVWWETLEDHTEGFRGSSEYQQWRALLHHFYDPFPTVEHYKQVFL from the coding sequence ATGATCCAGGAACTCGCCCTTCTCCACATTCGCCCCAACCAGACTGCCGAGTTTGAGGCGGCGTTTGCCGAGGCCCAAGCTATCATCAGTTCGATGCCTGGCTATGTTCGCCACGAGTTACAAGTCTGCTTAGAGGATGACCACAAGTACGCTTTGTTCGTTTGGTGGGAAACGCTGGAAGACCATACCGAAGGCTTTCGTGGCAGCTCCGAATATCAGCAGTGGCGAGCGCTGCTGCACCACTTTTACGACCCGTTCCCTACGGTGGAGCATTACAAACAGGTTTTCCTGTGA